A stretch of Onychomys torridus chromosome 2, mOncTor1.1, whole genome shotgun sequence DNA encodes these proteins:
- the Hnf4g gene encoding hepatocyte nuclear factor 4-gamma, which yields MMRVSEPILDMDMGNYSEVLDPTYTTLEFDTMQILYNSNDSSAPETTSMNTTEGGVNCLCAICGDRATGKHYGASSCDGCKGFFRRSIRKSHVYSCRFSRQCVVDKDKRNQCRYCRLRKCFRAGMKKEAVQNERDRISTRRSTFDGSNIPSINTLAQAEVRSRQISVPSPSASSDINVKKIASIGDVCESMKQQLLVLVEWAKYIPAFCELPLDDQVALLRAHAGEHLLLGATKRSMMYKDILLLGNNYVIHRNSCEVEVSRVANRVLDELVRPFQEIQIDDNEYACLKAIVFFDPDAKGLSDPVKIKNMRFQVQISLEDYINDRQYDSRGRFGELLLLLPTLQSITWQMIEQIQFVKLFGMVKIDNLLQEMLLGGAANDGNHLHHPMHPHLSQDPLTGQTILLGPMSTLVHTDQISTPETPLPSPPQGSGQEQYKITANQASVISHQSLSKPKQL from the exons ATGATGAGGGTTTCAGAGCCGATACTAGACATGGACATGGGAAATTACAGCGAAGTTTTGGACCCAACTTACACAACTTTGGAGTTTGACACCATGCAGATTCTGTATAATTCCAATG ACAGTTCTGCCCCAGAGACCACAAGTATGAATACCACAGAAGGTGGTGTCAACTGTCTGTGTGCCATATGTGGGGACAGAGCAACAGGGAAGCACTACGGGGCCTCCAGCTGTGATGGCTGCAAGGGATTTTTCCGGCGCAGCATTCGGAAAAGTCACGTTTATTCCTGCAG GTTCAGTCGCCAATGTGTTGTTGACAAAGACAAAAGGAATCAGTGTAGATACTGTCGATTAAGAAAGTGTTTTCGAGCAGGAATGAAAAAAgaag ctgtGCAAAATGAGCGGGACAGAATCAGTACCAGAAGAAGCACATTTGATGGCAGCAACATCCCCTCCATAAACACTCTGGCACAAGCTGAAGTTCGCTCTCGCCAG ATCTCAGTCCCAAGCCCCAGTGCCAGTTCTGACATAAACGTTAAGAAAATTGCAAGCATTGGTGACGTTTGTGAATCTATGAAGCAGCAGCTCTTAGTCTTGGTGGAATGGGCCAAGTACATCCCTGCCTTCTGTGAACTGCCCTTGGACGACCAG GTGGCCCTGTTGAGAGCTCACGCAGGAGAACACTTACTGCTTGGAGCTACAAAGAGATCCATGATGTATAAAGATATTTTGCTTTtgg gAAACAACTACGTTATTCACCGGAACAGCTGTGAAGTTGAAGTCAGCCGTGTGGCCAATCGAGTCCTCGATGAGCTGGTTAGACCATTCCAAGAGATCCAGATAGATGACAATGAGTACGCATGTTTGAAGGCCATTGTGTTCTTCGACCCAG ATGCCAAGGGACTGAGTGACCCTGTGAAAATTAAGAACATGCGATTCCAGGTACAGATCAGCCTGGAAGATTACATCAATGACAGGCAGTATGACTCCCGAGGCCGGTTCGGAGAGCTGCTCTTGCTGCTGCCAACCTTGCAGAGCATCACCTGGCAGATGATCGAGCAAATTCAGTTTGTCAAACTGTTCGGCATGGTCAAGATTGACAACCTCCTTCAGGAAATGTTGCTGGGGG GTGCTGCCAATGATGGCAACCATCTCCATCACCCAATGCACCCACATTTGTCTCAAGATCCACTAACTGGGCAAACTATACTTCTAGGTCCCATGTCCACACTGGTTCATACAGACCAGATCT CAACTCCAGAAACCCCACTGCCTTCCCCACCCCAGGGCTCAGGACAAGAACAGTACAAAATCACTGCAAACCAAGCTTCTGTCATTTCACACCAGTCCCTCTCTAAACCAAAGCAGTTGTGA